The proteins below are encoded in one region of Tomitella fengzijianii:
- a CDS encoding P-II family nitrogen regulator, whose amino-acid sequence MKLVTAIIRPVAFDEVEEVLDAAGVHGMTVTEVRGRGRQKGHTELYRGSEFAVDMHAKAKVEVVVPDDDVDRVVAALVGAARSGDGEVGRVGDGKVWVTKVEQVVRVRTGEQGVDAV is encoded by the coding sequence GTGAAGCTCGTGACCGCGATCATCCGACCGGTGGCGTTCGATGAGGTCGAGGAGGTGCTCGACGCCGCAGGGGTGCATGGCATGACGGTGACCGAGGTACGCGGCCGCGGCCGCCAGAAGGGCCACACCGAGCTGTATCGGGGCAGCGAGTTCGCCGTGGACATGCACGCCAAGGCGAAGGTGGAGGTGGTGGTTCCCGATGATGACGTGGACCGGGTGGTCGCGGCGCTGGTGGGCGCGGCCCGCTCCGGGGACGGCGAGGTGGGCCGCGTGGGGGACGGCAAGGTGTGGGTGACCAAGGTCGAGCAGGTGGTGCGTGTCCGCACGGGGGAGCAGGGTGTGGACGCAGTGTGA
- a CDS encoding ammonium transporter, which translates to MLMTPGLAFFYGGMVRARSVLNMIMMSFSALGVVGVLWALFGFSAAFGDSVGGVIGNPLDFVALGGILPEGAESIPLVGSIPAAAFVIFQLMFASITVALISGAVADRMKFSAWLIFAGIWATLVYFPVAHWVFAADGLVSERGGWIISDLRAIDFAGGTAVHINAGVAALVLATVLGVRRGWRTHPSRPHNLTLVMIGVALLWFGWIGFNSGSALAADGAAASVLVTTIVSACAGMLAWLVVERVRDGHHTTLGAASGVVAGLVGITPACASVDVVGALVIGLASGAACALAVGIKYRLGYDDSLDVVGVHLVGGLIGTLLVGLVATSSAPTGVDGLFYGGGFDQLWRQAAGAAAVMAYAAVATTVIALAVRACIGLRVDPEDEIAGIDLSQHAESAYDWGRAGGRKGRGSGRGDHAYALVETGLRDAEQAVPGQDHGYAVTGGDRGLS; encoded by the coding sequence ATGCTGATGACGCCGGGGCTCGCGTTCTTCTACGGCGGCATGGTGCGGGCGCGCAGTGTGCTGAACATGATCATGATGAGTTTCAGCGCGCTCGGCGTGGTCGGTGTGCTCTGGGCGCTCTTCGGCTTCTCGGCCGCGTTCGGTGATTCCGTCGGCGGAGTCATCGGGAACCCGCTCGATTTCGTCGCGCTCGGCGGCATCCTTCCGGAGGGCGCGGAGAGCATCCCCCTGGTCGGCAGCATTCCGGCCGCGGCCTTCGTGATCTTCCAGCTGATGTTCGCGTCGATCACGGTGGCCCTGATCTCCGGCGCCGTCGCGGACCGGATGAAGTTCTCCGCCTGGTTGATCTTCGCCGGGATCTGGGCGACGCTCGTGTATTTCCCGGTGGCGCACTGGGTGTTCGCAGCAGACGGCCTCGTCTCGGAGCGGGGCGGCTGGATCATCTCCGATCTGCGCGCCATCGACTTCGCCGGGGGAACCGCGGTGCACATCAACGCGGGCGTCGCCGCGCTGGTGCTGGCGACGGTGCTCGGCGTGCGCCGGGGCTGGCGCACGCACCCGTCGCGGCCGCACAACCTGACGTTGGTCATGATCGGCGTGGCGCTGCTGTGGTTCGGGTGGATCGGGTTCAACTCCGGATCTGCGCTGGCGGCCGACGGCGCCGCGGCATCGGTCCTGGTGACGACAATCGTCTCCGCCTGCGCGGGCATGCTCGCCTGGCTTGTGGTCGAGCGCGTGCGGGACGGTCACCACACGACACTGGGCGCGGCCTCGGGGGTGGTCGCCGGGCTCGTGGGCATCACTCCGGCCTGCGCGTCGGTCGATGTGGTCGGCGCGCTCGTGATCGGCCTGGCCTCGGGCGCGGCGTGCGCGCTGGCGGTGGGCATCAAGTACCGCCTCGGCTACGACGATTCGCTCGATGTGGTGGGCGTGCACCTGGTGGGCGGGCTCATAGGGACGCTCCTGGTGGGCCTGGTGGCCACCTCGTCCGCGCCCACCGGGGTGGACGGACTGTTCTACGGGGGCGGGTTCGACCAGCTGTGGCGTCAGGCCGCGGGCGCGGCGGCGGTGATGGCCTACGCCGCCGTCGCGACGACGGTCATCGCGCTGGCGGTGCGTGCCTGCATAGGTCTGCGCGTGGATCCCGAGGACGAGATCGCCGGAATCGATCTGAGTCAGCACGCGGAGTCGGCCTACGACTGGGGCCGCGCCGGCGGCAGGAAGGGCCGCGGTTCCGGGCGCGGCGATCACGCCTACGCGTTGGTCGAGACCGGGCTCCGGGATGCCGAACAGGCCGTACCGGGGCAGGATCATGGGTATGCGGTGACCGGCGGCGACCGGGGTCTCTCGTGA
- the ftsY gene encoding signal recognition particle-docking protein FtsY: MGRVNSALWIVIAVVAALVVIAVVAGAVLYRRRQISFTPPPDAEIEERKAKPGGYTTSTGFDFSEGSGGGGGVAAPEQPREPEPAPRAEPPAPVAPVEPAAPTAPPEPAAPTAPEKPAAPEEPATEKPAKAEEPATPGRPAAPAAPAPAETPAEESAPPAESAIAAPAEPEAPAEAPVPEPEAAPAPAAPEVEIAPTDGRLERLRGRLSRSQSAVGKSLLGLLGGGDLDEDAWEEVEDTLIIADLGAATTEKIVARLRDQMATRSVRTEAQARGLLREVLVDELQTANARSVQALPHSGSPAVLLVVGVNGTGKTTTTGKLARVLVADGRRILLGAADTFRAAAADQLETWADRVGAEVVRGKEGGDPAAVAFDAVSRGIEKGVDAVLVDTAGRLHTKTGLMDELGKVKRVVEKKGPVDEVLLVLDATVGQNGLAQARVFAEVVDITGVVLTKLDGTAKGGIVFQVQHELGVPVKLVGLGEGPDDLAPFDPGAFVDALLG, from the coding sequence ATGGGGCGCGTGAACTCAGCACTCTGGATCGTCATCGCAGTCGTGGCGGCGCTGGTCGTCATCGCCGTCGTCGCCGGGGCGGTGCTCTACCGGCGCCGGCAGATCAGCTTCACCCCGCCGCCGGATGCCGAGATCGAGGAGCGCAAGGCCAAGCCCGGGGGATACACGACCTCGACCGGGTTCGACTTCAGCGAGGGGTCCGGGGGCGGCGGAGGTGTCGCGGCGCCCGAGCAGCCCCGGGAACCTGAGCCCGCCCCGCGCGCCGAGCCGCCCGCCCCGGTCGCTCCGGTGGAGCCTGCTGCGCCGACCGCTCCGCCCGAACCTGCTGCGCCGACCGCTCCGGAGAAGCCGGCTGCGCCTGAAGAGCCTGCCACCGAGAAGCCGGCCAAGGCTGAAGAACCCGCGACCCCGGGTCGGCCTGCGGCCCCCGCGGCCCCTGCTCCCGCGGAGACCCCTGCGGAGGAGTCCGCCCCGCCCGCGGAGAGCGCGATCGCGGCCCCGGCGGAGCCCGAGGCGCCCGCAGAAGCCCCCGTGCCGGAGCCGGAAGCGGCACCGGCCCCGGCGGCGCCCGAGGTGGAGATCGCGCCCACCGACGGCAGGCTGGAGCGCCTGCGCGGGCGCCTGTCGCGCTCGCAATCGGCGGTCGGCAAGTCGCTTCTGGGGCTGCTCGGCGGCGGCGACCTGGACGAGGACGCGTGGGAGGAGGTCGAGGACACGCTCATCATCGCCGACCTCGGCGCGGCCACCACGGAGAAGATCGTCGCCCGTCTGCGTGACCAGATGGCGACCCGTTCGGTGCGGACCGAGGCGCAGGCGCGCGGGCTGCTGCGCGAGGTGCTGGTGGACGAGCTGCAGACCGCGAACGCCCGGTCCGTGCAGGCGCTGCCGCACAGCGGGAGCCCCGCGGTGCTGCTGGTCGTGGGCGTCAACGGCACGGGTAAGACCACGACCACCGGCAAGCTCGCGCGGGTGCTCGTCGCCGACGGCCGGCGCATCCTCCTGGGCGCGGCGGACACCTTCCGCGCCGCCGCCGCCGACCAGCTCGAGACCTGGGCGGACAGGGTCGGCGCCGAGGTGGTCCGCGGCAAAGAGGGCGGCGACCCGGCAGCGGTGGCCTTCGACGCGGTGTCGCGCGGCATCGAAAAGGGGGTCGACGCGGTGCTGGTGGACACCGCGGGGCGATTGCACACCAAGACCGGCCTGATGGACGAGCTCGGCAAGGTCAAGCGCGTGGTGGAGAAGAAGGGGCCGGTGGACGAGGTGCTGCTGGTGCTCGACGCCACCGTGGGGCAGAACGGGCTCGCACAGGCCCGGGTGTTCGCGGAGGTCGTCGACATCACCGGTGTCGTGCTGACCAAGCTCGACGGCACCGCGAAGGGCGGCATCGTCTTCCAGGTGCAGCACGAGCTGGGCGTGCCGGTCAAGCTCGTCGGGCTCGGGGAGGGCCCCGACGACCTCGCGCCGTTCGACCCGGGCGCCTTCGTGGACGCGCTGCTGGGATGA
- a CDS encoding AurF N-oxygenase family protein translates to MTLQDSDTAVDRRAGHAPGLSPRYRRMLRTLSEGSVDKHFHPYLDIDWDNPDLALDPQDPRWVLSPKIDPLGATRWYQEQPLDKQIEMGRWRQANAIKVGASFETILIRGLMHYVMTLPNNSPEFRYCLHEMTEECNHIQMFQELVNRIGVDVPGMRPAFRRTSPFIGLAGGYAFVVLFIGILGGEEPIDHYQKSLLRHDVELPPLVRRVMQIHIAEEARHISFAGDFLRTHMPRMGRASHATCSVLFPLTMRWLAGEIMTPPKSFARRFEIPDAVIREAFWDGPRSRQIMSGYFDDMRTLADELGLMNPVTRRLWRRLGIDGRRARYRGEPDRREFAA, encoded by the coding sequence ATGACACTCCAGGATTCCGACACCGCGGTTGACCGCCGCGCAGGCCACGCCCCCGGGCTGTCCCCCCGGTACCGGCGGATGCTCCGCACGCTGTCCGAGGGATCGGTGGACAAGCACTTCCACCCGTACCTCGACATCGACTGGGACAACCCGGACCTCGCACTCGATCCGCAGGATCCGCGCTGGGTCCTGTCCCCGAAGATCGACCCGCTGGGCGCCACGCGGTGGTATCAGGAGCAACCGCTGGACAAGCAGATCGAGATGGGCCGCTGGCGCCAGGCCAACGCGATCAAGGTCGGCGCGTCGTTCGAGACCATCCTGATCCGCGGCCTCATGCACTACGTGATGACGCTGCCGAACAACTCGCCCGAGTTCCGCTACTGCCTCCACGAGATGACCGAGGAGTGCAATCACATCCAGATGTTCCAGGAGCTCGTCAACCGCATCGGCGTCGACGTGCCCGGCATGCGGCCCGCGTTCCGGCGCACCTCCCCGTTCATCGGCCTGGCCGGCGGGTACGCCTTCGTGGTGTTGTTCATCGGCATCCTCGGCGGCGAGGAACCCATCGACCACTACCAGAAGTCGCTGCTACGCCACGATGTGGAACTCCCGCCGCTGGTCCGGCGGGTCATGCAGATCCACATCGCCGAGGAGGCACGCCACATCTCCTTCGCCGGCGACTTCCTGCGCACGCACATGCCCCGCATGGGCCGCGCGTCGCACGCGACGTGCTCGGTGCTCTTCCCGCTGACGATGCGCTGGCTGGCCGGCGAGATCATGACCCCGCCCAAGTCGTTCGCCCGCCGCTTCGAGATCCCCGACGCGGTCATCCGCGAAGCGTTCTGGGACGGCCCGCGCTCGCGCCAGATCATGTCCGGGTATTTCGACGACATGCGCACTCTCGCCGATGAGCTGGGGCTGATGAACCCGGTCACCCGTCGGCTCTGGCGCAGGCTGGGCATCGACGGCCGCCGCGCCCGCTACCGCGGCGAGCCCGACCGGCGCGAGTTCGCCGCCTGA
- the smc gene encoding chromosome segregation protein SMC: MHLKSLTLKGFKSFASSTTLRFEPGITCVVGPNGSGKSNVVDALTWVMGEQGAKALRGGKMDDVIFAGTSGRSPLGRAEVTLTIDNADGALPIEYSEVSITRRVYREGGGEYEINGSSCRLMDVQELLSDTGIGREMHVIVGQGRITGILESRPEERRAFIEEAAGVLKHRRRKEKAVRKLDSMQANLSRLTDLTTELRRQLKPLGRQAEVARRAQTVQADLRDARLRLAADDLVARRTEMEQGAAQEAELRAQLESAQAEQDDAAGRLAEDEEALARLEPEAKAAQQSWFRLSALAERVDATVRIAHDRASTLATEQQQSPGRDPDELDRQAERAAEEEAELEQSVESAAEVLDAAREALDEREQVAAEADRAHVAAVRAVADRREGLARLVGEVNTLRSRTESVDAEVTRLTEAMVQAQERAVSAHREFEQAQAQADELEGDEAALDEHHERAAAAFEAAEARVAELRAGEREAEQKVVSLRARIEALEMSLARKDGAAWLLERAGLGDGSAAEPGAAQASADGVVGRLAERMRVRAGYERAIAAALGPAAEAVAMRDAGSAAEAIAALKEGDAGRAALITTVAGESAPGVDGGAPAGGALWAESLVDVDGDLGAAVRSLLSRVAVVDDLETAFRTVEASPGVRVATRDGDLVGHGWSVGGSESATSMLEVQAAVDEAGEAAVAAAARAEELAAALAGAVAEEDVRRENAEVTLAALTESDASMSAVYEQLGRLGQSARAAEAEHGRLSRQRQEAEAGREDTVAALTGLEERLRLAEKSIPGDDEQEAGDGALAEARDDAVAAVSEARAIEVEARLGLRTAEERAAALRGRADSLRRSAAAERQARERAERARLRRRKAAAVASVVAEMGEKVAERLAAEVSSAAQGRDDLEAQRVERSERVRETRGRVTELTQSLHTLTDAAHRDEMARAKIALRIEQLEEQILEQNGMAPDDLVAEYGPHIALPPSELEMAEYEQARERGEQVVAPAPMPFDRATQIRRAKQAEKDLRTLGKVNPLALEEFAAMEERYSFLATQLEDVKKARQDLLDVVDEVDARILQVFTEAYADVEREFVDVFATLFPGGEGRLVLTDPNDMLTTGVEVEARPPGKKVKRLSLLSGGEKSLTAVAMLVAIFRARPSPFYVMDEVEAALDEVNLNRLISLFTQLRERSQLIVITHQKSTMEIADALYGVSMRGDGITQVISQRMRGVDLGDVPVTD; encoded by the coding sequence ATGCATCTGAAGAGCCTCACGCTCAAGGGCTTCAAGTCGTTCGCGTCCTCGACCACGCTCCGGTTCGAGCCTGGGATCACCTGCGTGGTGGGCCCCAACGGGTCGGGCAAGTCCAACGTGGTCGACGCGCTGACCTGGGTCATGGGTGAGCAGGGCGCCAAGGCGCTGCGCGGCGGCAAGATGGACGACGTGATCTTCGCCGGCACCTCCGGGCGGTCGCCGCTGGGGCGCGCCGAGGTGACGCTGACCATCGACAACGCGGACGGCGCCCTGCCCATCGAGTACTCCGAGGTGTCGATCACCCGCCGGGTGTACCGCGAGGGCGGCGGCGAGTACGAGATCAACGGCTCGTCGTGCCGCTTGATGGACGTGCAGGAGCTGCTCAGCGACACCGGCATCGGCCGCGAGATGCACGTGATCGTCGGCCAGGGCCGCATCACCGGCATCCTCGAATCGCGCCCGGAGGAGCGCCGGGCCTTCATCGAGGAGGCGGCGGGGGTGCTCAAGCACCGCCGCCGCAAGGAGAAGGCCGTGCGCAAGCTCGACTCGATGCAGGCGAACCTCAGCCGGCTGACGGATCTCACGACCGAGCTGCGGCGCCAGCTCAAGCCGCTAGGACGGCAGGCGGAGGTGGCGCGGCGCGCGCAGACCGTGCAGGCCGACCTGCGCGACGCGCGCCTGCGCTTGGCGGCGGACGACCTGGTCGCGCGCCGCACCGAGATGGAGCAGGGCGCGGCGCAGGAGGCCGAGCTGCGCGCGCAGCTCGAGTCGGCGCAGGCGGAGCAGGACGACGCCGCCGGGCGGCTCGCGGAGGACGAGGAGGCGCTCGCGCGGCTGGAGCCGGAGGCCAAGGCCGCACAGCAATCGTGGTTCCGCCTTTCGGCGCTGGCGGAACGGGTCGACGCCACCGTGCGCATCGCGCACGACCGTGCCTCCACCCTGGCCACGGAGCAGCAGCAGTCACCGGGGCGCGACCCCGACGAGCTGGACCGCCAGGCGGAGCGCGCGGCCGAGGAGGAGGCCGAGCTGGAGCAGTCGGTGGAATCGGCGGCCGAGGTGCTCGACGCCGCGCGCGAGGCACTCGACGAACGCGAGCAGGTCGCCGCGGAGGCCGACCGCGCCCATGTGGCCGCGGTGCGGGCGGTGGCGGACCGCAGGGAGGGGCTCGCGCGCCTGGTCGGCGAGGTGAACACGCTGCGCAGCCGCACGGAATCCGTGGACGCGGAGGTGACGCGCCTCACCGAGGCGATGGTGCAGGCGCAGGAGCGTGCCGTGTCGGCGCACCGCGAGTTCGAGCAGGCGCAGGCCCAGGCGGACGAGTTGGAGGGAGACGAGGCCGCCCTGGACGAGCATCACGAGCGCGCCGCCGCAGCATTCGAGGCCGCGGAGGCGCGGGTGGCCGAGCTGCGTGCCGGCGAGCGGGAGGCGGAGCAGAAGGTGGTGTCGCTCCGTGCCCGCATCGAGGCGCTGGAGATGAGTCTCGCGCGCAAGGACGGCGCCGCGTGGCTGCTCGAGCGTGCCGGCCTGGGCGACGGTTCCGCGGCGGAACCCGGCGCCGCGCAGGCGTCCGCGGACGGGGTGGTGGGCCGGCTCGCGGAGCGCATGCGCGTGCGGGCCGGCTACGAGCGCGCCATCGCCGCGGCGCTCGGTCCCGCGGCGGAGGCGGTGGCGATGCGTGATGCGGGCTCCGCGGCCGAGGCGATCGCGGCGCTGAAGGAGGGGGACGCGGGCCGCGCCGCGCTCATCACCACGGTGGCGGGGGAGTCCGCGCCGGGAGTCGACGGCGGTGCGCCCGCCGGTGGCGCGCTGTGGGCGGAATCGTTGGTCGATGTGGACGGCGACCTGGGCGCGGCGGTGCGGTCGCTGCTGTCCCGGGTCGCGGTGGTCGACGACCTGGAGACGGCTTTTCGCACGGTCGAGGCGTCCCCGGGGGTGCGGGTCGCCACGCGCGACGGCGACCTGGTGGGTCACGGCTGGTCGGTGGGCGGGTCGGAGTCGGCCACGAGCATGCTCGAGGTGCAGGCCGCGGTGGACGAGGCGGGCGAGGCGGCCGTGGCCGCGGCCGCGCGCGCCGAGGAACTCGCTGCCGCGCTGGCCGGGGCGGTCGCCGAGGAGGACGTGCGGCGGGAGAACGCCGAGGTGACGCTCGCGGCGCTGACGGAGTCCGATGCGTCCATGTCGGCCGTGTATGAACAGCTCGGCAGGCTGGGGCAGTCCGCCCGCGCCGCGGAGGCCGAACACGGGCGGCTGAGCAGGCAGCGGCAGGAGGCGGAGGCCGGCCGCGAGGACACGGTCGCCGCGCTGACCGGGCTGGAGGAGCGCCTGCGCCTGGCCGAGAAGTCCATTCCCGGGGACGACGAGCAGGAGGCGGGCGACGGCGCGTTGGCGGAGGCGCGGGACGACGCGGTCGCCGCGGTGTCGGAGGCGCGCGCCATAGAGGTGGAGGCCCGGTTGGGGCTGCGGACCGCGGAGGAGCGCGCGGCCGCCCTGCGCGGGCGGGCGGATTCGTTGCGCCGTTCGGCCGCGGCCGAACGTCAGGCGCGGGAACGGGCCGAGCGTGCGCGGCTGCGACGTCGGAAGGCTGCCGCCGTCGCCTCCGTCGTCGCCGAGATGGGGGAGAAGGTCGCGGAGCGGCTGGCGGCCGAGGTGTCGTCGGCCGCGCAGGGGCGGGACGACCTGGAGGCCCAGCGCGTCGAGCGCTCCGAGCGCGTGCGCGAGACGCGGGGGCGCGTGACCGAGTTGACGCAATCGCTGCACACGCTCACCGACGCGGCGCACCGCGACGAGATGGCCCGGGCGAAGATCGCGCTGCGCATCGAGCAGCTCGAGGAGCAGATCCTCGAGCAGAACGGCATGGCCCCGGACGACCTGGTGGCAGAGTACGGTCCGCACATCGCGCTGCCCCCGTCGGAGCTCGAGATGGCCGAGTACGAACAGGCGCGCGAACGCGGCGAACAGGTGGTGGCGCCGGCGCCGATGCCGTTCGACCGTGCCACCCAGATCCGCCGGGCCAAGCAGGCTGAGAAGGACCTGCGGACGCTCGGCAAGGTGAACCCGCTGGCGCTGGAGGAGTTCGCGGCGATGGAGGAGCGCTACAGCTTCCTCGCCACGCAGCTCGAGGACGTGAAGAAGGCGCGCCAGGATCTTCTCGACGTGGTCGACGAGGTGGATGCGCGGATCCTGCAGGTGTTCACCGAGGCCTACGCGGACGTCGAGCGCGAGTTCGTCGACGTGTTCGCCACGCTGTTCCCGGGCGGCGAGGGGCGCCTGGTCCTCACCGACCCGAACGACATGCTGACCACCGGGGTGGAGGTGGAGGCCCGCCCGCCGGGCAAGAAGGTCAAGCGGCTGTCGCTGCTGTCCGGCGGCGAGAAGTCGCTGACCGCCGTGGCGATGCTCGTCGCGATCTTCCGCGCGCGGCCGTCCCCGTTCTATGTCATGGACGAGGTGGAGGCCGCCCTCGACGAGGTCAACCTCAACCGGCTGATCAGCCTGTTCACGCAGCTGCGCGAGCGTTCCCAGCTGATCGTGATCACCCACCAGAAGTCCACCATGGAGATCGCGGACGCCCTGTACGGGGTGAGCATGCGCGGCGACGGGATCACCCAGGTCATCTCCCAGCGGATGCGCGGGGTGGACCTGGGCGACGTGCCCGTCACCGACTAG
- a CDS encoding acylphosphatase — MTSDPIRDPARLTAWVHGDVQGVGFRWWTRSRALELGLVGSATNTVDRRVLVVAEGPSAACGRLLELLESGGTPGRVDNVVASWGAPRGGLDGFVER, encoded by the coding sequence GTGACGTCCGATCCGATTCGCGACCCGGCACGGCTCACCGCGTGGGTGCACGGCGACGTCCAGGGTGTCGGCTTCCGCTGGTGGACACGCTCGCGGGCGCTCGAACTCGGGCTGGTCGGCAGCGCGACGAACACGGTGGACCGGCGCGTCCTCGTCGTCGCCGAGGGGCCGTCGGCCGCGTGCGGGCGGCTGTTGGAGCTGCTCGAGTCGGGCGGCACGCCCGGGCGCGTCGACAACGTCGTCGCCTCCTGGGGCGCGCCGCGCGGCGGACTCGACGGGTTCGTCGAACGATGA
- a CDS encoding OsmC family protein, whose product MTEQDAVAHTELTVERTGTRRYTGRSSRGAEVLIGSEDVPGVFTPGELLKIALAGCTAMSSDKPLSRRLGDDYDATVRVSGDADRDNEWYPVLSEVLELDLSELTPDAQERLLVVVERAVDRVCTVGRTVKRGAEVELEIRADS is encoded by the coding sequence ATGACTGAACAGGACGCCGTCGCGCACACCGAACTCACAGTGGAGCGCACGGGCACGAGGCGCTACACCGGCCGCAGCTCACGGGGGGCCGAGGTGCTCATCGGTTCCGAGGACGTGCCCGGCGTGTTCACGCCGGGGGAGCTGCTCAAGATCGCGCTGGCCGGGTGCACGGCGATGAGCTCGGACAAGCCGCTCTCGCGCCGGCTGGGCGACGACTACGACGCCACGGTCCGCGTCTCCGGGGACGCGGACCGCGACAACGAGTGGTATCCGGTGCTCAGCGAGGTCCTGGAGCTGGACCTCAGCGAACTCACGCCGGATGCCCAGGAGCGGCTGCTGGTGGTCGTCGAGCGCGCGGTCGACCGCGTGTGCACGGTGGGGCGCACCGTCAAGCGGGGCGCCGAGGTGGAACTGGAGATCCGGGCGGACTCGTGA
- a CDS encoding TetR/AcrR family transcriptional regulator, translating to MSTRSLILQCAAELLANSASGDVSTRAVCQAAGVGQPVLYRLFGDKDGLLAAVADQVWNEYLATKRAAVSSEDPIEDLRTGWDRHTAFALAHPHAYRLVFATSMSARPAAADEAMGLLQGILDRLAAQGRLRMTPADAARTVMAANSGVALAILLRPQQYPDTALSATMREATLQGILTDAAAEPDAQRIAATTLQAGLQRSTRFSHAESALLHEWLGRVQQP from the coding sequence ATGTCCACGCGATCACTGATCCTGCAGTGCGCCGCAGAACTCCTCGCGAACTCGGCCTCCGGCGACGTCTCGACCCGTGCCGTGTGCCAGGCCGCAGGCGTGGGGCAACCCGTGCTGTACCGGCTGTTCGGCGACAAAGACGGACTGCTCGCCGCAGTCGCGGACCAGGTGTGGAACGAGTACCTGGCGACGAAGCGGGCAGCCGTCTCGAGCGAGGATCCCATCGAGGACCTGCGCACGGGCTGGGACCGGCACACCGCGTTCGCGCTGGCACACCCGCACGCCTACCGGCTGGTGTTCGCCACGTCGATGTCCGCCCGGCCCGCGGCCGCGGATGAGGCGATGGGCCTGTTGCAGGGCATCCTCGACCGCCTCGCCGCGCAGGGAAGGCTGCGGATGACGCCGGCCGACGCGGCGCGCACGGTGATGGCGGCCAACAGCGGGGTCGCGCTGGCGATACTGCTGCGCCCGCAGCAGTATCCGGACACGGCACTGTCGGCGACCATGCGCGAGGCGACTCTCCAGGGGATCCTCACCGACGCCGCCGCCGAGCCGGATGCGCAGCGCATCGCCGCGACGACGCTGCAGGCGGGCCTGCAACGCTCCACACGCTTTTCGCACGCGGAGTCGGCGCTCCTGCACGAATGGCTCGGCCGCGTCCAGCAGCCCTGA
- a CDS encoding SDR family oxidoreductase translates to MTDKTATRVALVTGASGGIGSSVVRRLAADGYALAVHYAGNKARAQDLVEEIAAGGGSAVEVGGDVADDAAMRALFGQVEQEFGRIDVVVNTAGIMPLGPIADYDLRTFDHVMRTNVRGTFVVSQLAARHVRPGGAIINFSTTVTRTLFPSYGPYVASKAAVEGMTMVLARELRGRDITVNTVAPGPTATALFLDGKDEQTVERLAHAAPLERLGRPEDIAETVAHLAGPARWINGQTIFVNGGLA, encoded by the coding sequence ATGACCGATAAGACCGCTACCCGCGTCGCACTCGTCACCGGAGCGTCCGGTGGTATCGGCTCGTCCGTCGTCCGAAGGCTCGCCGCGGACGGCTACGCCCTGGCCGTGCACTACGCCGGCAACAAGGCCCGGGCGCAGGACCTTGTCGAGGAGATCGCCGCCGGCGGCGGCAGCGCCGTGGAAGTGGGCGGCGACGTCGCCGACGATGCCGCCATGCGCGCACTCTTCGGCCAGGTCGAGCAGGAGTTCGGCCGGATCGACGTCGTGGTCAACACCGCCGGCATCATGCCGCTGGGACCGATCGCCGACTACGACCTGCGGACCTTCGACCACGTGATGCGCACCAACGTGCGCGGCACGTTCGTGGTCTCCCAACTGGCAGCCCGACACGTCCGCCCAGGCGGGGCGATCATCAACTTCTCCACCACGGTCACACGCACCCTGTTCCCCTCGTACGGCCCCTACGTCGCCAGCAAGGCCGCAGTGGAGGGCATGACCATGGTTCTGGCCCGCGAGCTGCGTGGCAGGGACATCACAGTGAACACGGTCGCGCCCGGACCGACCGCCACCGCCCTGTTCCTCGACGGCAAGGACGAGCAGACCGTCGAGCGCCTTGCCCACGCCGCCCCCCTCGAGCGTTTGGGCCGGCCGGAGGACATCGCCGAGACCGTCGCCCACCTCGCGGGCCCCGCACGCTGGATCAACGGGCAGACCATCTTCGTCAATGGCGGACTCGCCTGA